The nucleotide sequence CCGTGCGCGCAGCCTGATCTCATCATCATTTTTTTTATTTTCTTTTTCCAGATAACGTGCAACACTGTCTCTTGATACAAAAGCTTCAGTCCAGATTTCATATTCTTCCCAGTATCCTCCAAAATGAGGAAGAAGTCTTTCGCCCGTTTTGTTCACTCCGGCGAGTATCAGCCATTTGATTTCTTCTTTTACTTTTGCCGGAGGTAGATTTCTGCTAAGATGAATGGTTAAATCAAAAGCTCCCTGAAATCTTGTTTGAATAGTAATTCTGTAAATTGATTTATCTGATCTCGATTCCAGATTGCTAATCCATATTCCTCCCGGCAGAATATCATCGAGCCGAATTAAAAATCCTCTTGAGAACATGAATACTGCTTCCCTCAAAACAGCAGTTTTTGACAGAGCATTTTTAATTCTTTGCCTGTCATCCGGGTCGATACCTTCTTCAAAAGAAATTACATCTTCCCAGTTATATTCATCACCTGTTTCAAGATCGATTGCTATTTTACTATTCGCACCAAGCCATTCTCTGAAACCAACAGTCAGTGAGTCAAGACTTGAATCAGCAAATTTTTTTATTCCTGCGTTATCTTCAAGTGTGGCAATACGCAGCAAAAATCTTCTTATTCTTCTGAATAGCTGCGGATGTGTTACTCCGTAAGCTGTTATCAATTCAAAATAATGAACGAAATTAGTTTGTTCAACCGAATCATCTTTATTTAATGTATTTACTTCACTGGAAATAAAATTTTCGATTGTCTCTAATCTTTTTTCTCCTTTTGAATTAACGGCGATGTGATGTGCGAGTTCAGAGTTAAGAATAAAATTATCCGCAATTAAAAATGAGTTGAACAGTTCGCCGAAATTTCTTTCATCAGACCCCCTGATGATTGATGTGAATTGTTTTCGTTTCAGGTCGGTGCTGTATATCAGATTCGTTCTTGAAAGAAGATTGAGAACCAGGCGGTAGTGCAGATTTTTTGGATCGTCGAGTATCTTGTTAAAATATTCTATTGCCTTAAATGAAATATTCGTATCATCAGACAAAAATAAATTGTAAGCGATGTGTATAGCGAGCAGAGAGTATTCTGAAGATTTTGTGATCTTATGAAATATGATGATATCTTTCTCAACAGCATGAGGCTTTTCAGCCATTGAATGAAACACGATTTGAGTTGTCTCTTTAATTTGCCGGTTCCACTGAACAATATAAACGCCTGTAAAATTTGTCAGTTCGTTGTTCCCGATCCACAGCAAAGGGTCAATAAAAAAAGTTTGAAGATCAATGAAATGAGATTTAATCGAATAATTAAAACTTCCGATTCTGAAAATATTTTTTTCTTCTTTTTTTGAAATCGTCAATGATAAGTTGAGCTTTGGAATGGAAATGCTTCTTTCATCAGAAACAACGTCTCTTCCAAGACATCCTTTTTCCCGTAAAAACCAATTTGGGATTTTAACTTCGGTTGTACCGACATAAACACTCGTTTCATTTTTAACATACATCGAATCGATGAGTTCTAAAAAATTATTTTCGATGACTTTCCTTTTGTATGTATGCTTTGGAGTTAACTCACCGTGTTTATCATCAAACTCACGATCGATCAATCTGAAATCAAGTATTCTCTCAAAAGGTGCAAGAAATTTATTTACAGAAACTATCAGTGAGGAAAAATATTCCTGCTTCTGTTTGTCATCCATATTATTCAGAATTGAACTATCATTTTGAAAGTTTGGATAGATGAGCACTGTGTTGAATGGTCTGTGATCACCAACGAGAAAAACCTGCCTTATGTTTTCAAAATCCCGGAATAGATTTTCAATCTTCTGAGGGGCAACAGTTTCACCCCGGATATTTTTGTATATCTCTTTCTTCCGATCAACGATCTCGATGAAACCATCTTCATCCATTTTCATAACATCGCCGGTAGGAAGCCAGCCATCTTCAGTGAAAGTTTCTTTGTTATCAATATCATAGTAACCAGGCATTACATACGGACCTTTAACAAGAATTTCACCATCATCACCGAGCTTAATTTCTATACCGGGCAAAGCTTTACCGAGTGAATTTGGTTTGTATCTTTTCCATGGTGTCATTGTAATTCCACCAGTTGCTTCTGTCATTCCAAAACCGCTCATCAATTCAACTCCATATTTCTGGAAGAACTGGAAAATATCCGGAGACAAATATCCTGCGGCAGATAATCCCCATTTCAATTCTCCTCCGGTTGCTTTGTCTAATTCATCTTTTATTTTTTGGTGTTCGTCGAGTTCAATATCAACTTTACTTGTGATGTATTCATAAAGCTGCATCCATTTTTTAGGAATACTGATGAATACAGTTGGTTTGGTAAGCTGCATATTTGAAATCATTGCTTCAACCGATGGATTTTCGAGGAAACAATATTCTGCAGCCCAGAAAACACAACCGGTCATTTCAAGATATCTGCCAAAAGTATGATAGAGCGGAAGAAAGCAAATAAATCTGTCTTCATCACCGATTTCAGGAATTGCCATTGCGCGGCAGAATCTTTTATAAACAATATTCATCTGGGAGAACATTATTCCTTTTGGTTCACCGGTTGTGCCCGATGTGTACATAATAGTTGCAAGATCATCAGTTCTACGTTCAAATGTAGCCGATGTTTCTTTAGATGAATCCAGAAATTCTTCAAAACTGATAACCCAATCCTCACTTGAATTTCCTTCGAGAAGTATTACAATTTTCAGTTCCGGCAGTTCATTCTTTATAGATTTAATTTTTGAAAGCTGTTTTTCATCGTGAGCAATTAATACAGAGGCTTTACTTTGTTGAAGTATGAATCGAATATGTTCAGTAACAGAATTTCCGGGAATCATCACATTGACAATTCCACCAGTCAGGCAGGCAAGATCAAGCAAAGCCATTTCAAGACAATTCTCAAGAAGGAAAGCAACCTTCTCTTCTTTTGTTATTATTTGATAAAGGGAATTACGATAAGAGTTTATAATTTTCACTGACGTTTCCCAGGAATATTCTTTTACCGAATTTCCATTTATAACTTTGAAAAGAGTTTTCTTTCCGTAATCTCTTAATCTCTGATCGAATAATATTTTTGTAGTGTAATTGCTTTTAACAATCAATTCGCGTATCAAAGACTCCCATCTTCCGTCAGAGCCGGACCTTAACTGTTTTTCATCGTAGATTCTTCTTAACAGAGAAGGGAAGCGGAAAAGGTTTAAATATTCGTGAATTAGTGGCTTAAGATTTTGATTGTACTTTTCAGACTCATTAACGAGAAATTCTCCAAACAGATAAAATGTTTCAGAATCAACATCACCCATAAATTGTTTTGCAAAATCTGGCTGTGCGGCAGCCACAAAAATTTTATGAAGTGCTTCTGCCTCATCAACACTCAAACTTCTTTTTGCAAGAGGAATTTGTTTTAAAGTTTCGGCAAATGCATCAAGCTGTTCGCTCAAATCTTTTTTATTTCGGTGATCTATCCCTTTTGGTAATGAAGTCAGTACGGATATAAATTTTTCAGCAACTGAAATTATATTATCTAAAATGCTGCCGGCTATTGTGAGAGGATTATGCTTATCTTCCACTATTCTTTAGAACTTAATTATTTGAAATAGTTACATTAAAATATGAATTTTAGAAAGAATAGTTTTGATAGTAAAGACAGTATTTAAGAGGATATTTTAGTCTGCAATAACGTCAAACCTTTCGATGAATACACCGTTTTTGTCGCACGACATTTTACATATTCTGGCAAGTTTAGTCGGAAACAGTTACAGATGTGTAAATTGAAGCGAAATAAAATTTCATATTTGCCAACCCTCAACTATTAGTTGTTGGCATACTATTTACAAATAAGATTTAATTAAAATTATAAATCTGAAAAAAATTAAGCGAGGTATCCAGGTGGAAAACGCTAACAACTTTAATAAGATCAGTGTCTGGGATGAAGATGCAGCAAGACACATTCTTGCACGATCACTGTTTGGTTATAATAAACAGGATGTTGAATTTGCACTTTCGCATACATTAGATGATTTTGTAGATAACTTTCTTCTTGCAAATCAACCCACACCACCGCAGCCTGCTGATTGGGTAAATTATCCTACCAATGAAAACACTACTGAACGAACAAGAGAATTAATTTATTGGTGGTACAACCTGATGATTACACAGGGCTATTCTCTTCGCGAAAAAATGGTTCTCTTCTGGCATAATCACTATGTAAGCGAAGTTTCTAAAGTAAGTTTGCCGCAAAGAATGTACTGGCAGAATAAATTACTTCGTGATTATGCAATGGGGAATCTTATTGATTTTACAAAAGCTGTTACTATCGATCCCGCAATGCTGATTTATCTTGATGGAATACGAAACAGAAAAGGTGCACCGAATGAAAATTATGCAAGAGAGTTGATGGAACTATTTACTCTTGGAATCGGCAACTATACAGAACAGGACATACAGGAAGCTGCAAGAGCGCTAACAGGATGGCAGGTAGATGGTCTTACTTCATATTTTAATGCAACCCGATTTGATGATGGCACAAAAACATTTTTAGGTCAGACTGGAAATTTTATTCACACCGATGTTGTTGATATAATTTTTACTCAGCCTGCTGCCGCGGTTTTTTTCAGCAGAGAGCTTTACCATGAATTTATGCACGTTGCCGTTGATGAACCCAGTGTTCAAACAATGGCGCAGATTCTGCGCGAAAATAATTATGAACTGAAGCCGGTACTTTCCACTTTACTTAAGTCAGTAATGTTTCATACAAACGAAGTAAGGGGTGCAAAAATTAAAAGCCCGACAGAGTTATTGCTCGGTCCGATGCGTCAATTTAATGTGGGAACTCCTGACTTTGTTTATGTCAGACAAGTTGCTTCTCAGATTAAGCAGGAACTTTTCTCTCCACCGAATGTAAGCGGCTGGGATGGAGATAAAGTATGGATTAACACAACATCACTTCCTGCAAGGAATATTTATACAGATGCTGTTATTAATGGTAAGAAACCGGGAGGAGAAGATTTAACATTTCAATTAAACCTTGTTGAATATGCAAGAACTTTTCCAAGCGCTGAAGATGCTGTTCAGCTAATAGCAGATATTTCAAAAATATTTTTACAATATCCGTTAAGTGATAACAGGAAGGAATATCTGTTAACTACACTACTTGATGGTGCAGAGGTTTATGATTGGTCAACTTCCGATCCGCAAGCTGAGAATAGGTTGAAACTATTTTTCAAAGCTTTAATGAGATTATCAGAATACCAACTTTCATAATCAGGAAGACAATTATGGACAGAAGATCATTTTTAAGAAATTTAGGATTAGTTGCAGGTGCCGGTACTGTTTCCATGGCGCTTGGTAATATTCCAATCAGAGCTTTTTCAAGATCGTTTCTGAATATTCAGGCAGTCAACGGAAAAGTTATAGTTTTGTTGCAATTAAGTGGAGGTAATGACGGTCTTAATACAATAATTCCTATGGAGGATAGTTTATATTATAATGCCCGACCTTCTTTAGGAATCAGAAAAGAAGATGTAATTAAATTGAATAATCTTACTGGCATGCATCCATCACTTCAACCACTTAAGGCTATGTATGATGACGGTATGGTAGCAATAATGCAGAATGTTGGCTACGCAAGTCCTGACAGATCACATTTCAGAGCAACAGATATTTGGCTGAGTGCTTCTGATTCAAATGTAGTAATTGATGACGGCTGGGTTGGCAGATATCTGGCAAAAGTTTTGCCAGACCACAATCCGATAAATCCTGAACATCCAATGGCTATACAAATCGGATCTACACAATCAGCATTACTTGAATGTACCTGCCAGGGTACTATGGGAATTTCATTTGAGAGTCCGAATCAATTTTACCAGTTGATAAACGGAAGTACTGCTGATAACGATCCGCCGCCGGATACAATTGCAGGTAATCAACTAAAATATATTAAAGAAATTGCTGCGCTGTCAATTCGTTATGCACAGATAATAAAAGAGAAAGCAGATGCAGTAGAAAACAAAGCCACCTATCCAAACACCCGGTTGGCAAGACAACTTGCAATTGTTGCAGAACTAATTGCTGGCGGGCTTGAAACCCCGGTTTATCTTACTTCAATTGGCGGTTTTGACACACATGCAAATCAGGCTGGCGGACATGCTAATTTGCTTACTACTGTTGCACAGGCTATTGAAGCATTTCAAACTGATTTGAAACTTCTGGGAATTGAAAAAAGAGTTGTGTTGATGACTTTTTCAGAGTTTGGAAGACGAGTTAATCAAAATGGAAGCGGAGGTACTGATCACGGAACCGCAGCACCACTTTTCATTATCGGAAGAAATGTATTCGGAGGTGTTTATGGAAATAATCCTGACCTGGCTGATCTTGATAACAATGGTGATATCAAATTCAAATATGATTTCCGACAACTTTATGCAACTTTGCTTACTCAGCAATTAGGAATGCCGATTGAACGAATGCCGGAAGTACTGATGAGAGATTTTGATACGCTTCCATTAATTTCAGAGAAGGCTGGAAATCTTTCAGGTCCATCAGTCTTTCATCTTGAACAGAATTATCCGAACCCGTTTAATCCAGCGACAACTATTAGCTACTATTTGAGAATTCCACAGGCTGTAAGGTTAGATATATTTTCATCCGCGGGTGACAAGGTAGCAACGCTTGTTAATGCTTACCAGGAAACCGGAAATTATGAAGTTCAGTTTGATGGCAGAAGTTACTCAAGCGGAGTTTATTTCGCACGGCTTGATACCGGCGGAACAAGCAAGACAATTAAGATGATGATGATAAAATAAAAACAACAATATCACTAGTACCCTGAAGGCGATTCAAATGAGTCGCCTTTTTTTATAATAAATTTCATTGAATCAATTCAGATAATAATTATCTATATTAACGCAATTGATTTCCATTTAGTGAGGTCTCTATGAGAATGAAAATAATTGTTATATCCACACTCTTTTTATTGTTCGCAATAATCGCCGTGCAAAATGTAAAAACTGTTGAGTTTAATTTTTTGTTTTGGCCGGTAGATGCGCCATTAATTATAATGCTTGTTGTGATTTTTATATTAGGATTGGTGATCGGATTAATTTTCAGTAGTAATTATGAACGTAAAAAGAGGAAACAAGAAACCACAATTCAGCCCAAAAAAGAAGGAAATGACCCAAAATCAAATAGCTCACTTACTAAATAGGGTAAATAAATAGTTGCTTTTGTAATTGGTTAAATAAACGTATCTTTGAATGTCCTTATTCGCCCTTTTTGGGCGATTTTTGTTTGTATGAATCAGAATATTGAAAATATACGCGAAATTGCACACCGGGTTGCCGAACAGAATAAACTTTTACTGATTGAATTGATTGTTCGTGGTTCTGAATCCAGTCGCGTGATAGAAGTTTTCATCGATGGAGAAAATAATATTACGGCAGATCAATGTGCATTAGTAAGCAGCGAGATAAGTAAACAGATTGATGAAAAGGAATTACTGAAATCTTATCGTCTTGATGTTTCCTCTCCGGGAGTTGATAGACCATTGCTCCATTTGAAGCAATATCCAAAACATCTGAACAGGTTATTTGAAATTGAGTTTGGTTCATCAGCTGAACCAACAAAATTTAAAGGAAAACTTATTTCTGTAGAAGATGAAATTCTGACTTTTCAATCAAATAAAGAAATTAAAATAAAATTCCAGGACATTTTAAAAGCAAAAGTATTAATAAGTTTTAATTAGAGGAGATCTACTTAAATGAATCGCGAAATAGTTGAATCTTTCGCCGATATGGTAAAGATGAAAGGCATTGATAAAGATGTGCTTGCAGGCATACTGGAAGAAGTGTTTACTCTTTTAGTAAGAAAAAAATACGGTGAGGAAGCTCGTTGTGATGTTGTTGTTAATATGGACCGTGGTGATATTGAAATTTATCTCGAAAGACAAATTGTTGATGAAGTAATTGATCCAGGTACTCAGATCAGCATTGAAGATGTAAATAAAAAAGGAAATGAAGATGATCTTGATGTTGGTGAAGATTACGTTGAAAAGATTGCACTTGCTTCTCTCGGAAGAAGATTGATTACACTTGCGAAGCAAAGTCTTAATCAAAAAATAAGAGAAATTGAAAAAGATATTGTTTACAATGAATATAAAGAACTTGTTGGTGAAATTGTTGTTGGAGATATCTATCAGATCAGAAAAAGTGATATTCTTATCAATCATAATAAAAACGAATTGATGCTTCCGCGCGATGAACAGATTCCGTATGAAAAATATAAGAAAGGTGAAACAATACGAGCTATCGTAAAAGAAGTTAGAAAAACCGGAAGCGGTCCTCAGATAATTGTTTCAAGAGCTGATAATATGTTCCTGCGAAGATTATTTGAAATTGAAATTCCGGAAATTTATGATGGCATAATTGATATTAAAGGAATTGCACGCGAACCCGGTGAAAGAGCAAAAGTTGCCGTTGAATCTCAGGATGCAAGAATTGATGCAGTAGGTGCTTGTGTCGGTATGAAAGGAGTAAGAATTCACGCAATAGTAAGAGAATTGAACAATGAAAACATTGACGTTGTTAATTACGCAGAAGATCCTACATTATACATTC is from Ignavibacteriota bacterium and encodes:
- a CDS encoding GNAT family N-acetyltransferase; translation: MEDKHNPLTIAGSILDNIISVAEKFISVLTSLPKGIDHRNKKDLSEQLDAFAETLKQIPLAKRSLSVDEAEALHKIFVAAAQPDFAKQFMGDVDSETFYLFGEFLVNESEKYNQNLKPLIHEYLNLFRFPSLLRRIYDEKQLRSGSDGRWESLIRELIVKSNYTTKILFDQRLRDYGKKTLFKVINGNSVKEYSWETSVKIINSYRNSLYQIITKEEKVAFLLENCLEMALLDLACLTGGIVNVMIPGNSVTEHIRFILQQSKASVLIAHDEKQLSKIKSIKNELPELKIVILLEGNSSEDWVISFEEFLDSSKETSATFERRTDDLATIMYTSGTTGEPKGIMFSQMNIVYKRFCRAMAIPEIGDEDRFICFLPLYHTFGRYLEMTGCVFWAAEYCFLENPSVEAMISNMQLTKPTVFISIPKKWMQLYEYITSKVDIELDEHQKIKDELDKATGGELKWGLSAAGYLSPDIFQFFQKYGVELMSGFGMTEATGGITMTPWKRYKPNSLGKALPGIEIKLGDDGEILVKGPYVMPGYYDIDNKETFTEDGWLPTGDVMKMDEDGFIEIVDRKKEIYKNIRGETVAPQKIENLFRDFENIRQVFLVGDHRPFNTVLIYPNFQNDSSILNNMDDKQKQEYFSSLIVSVNKFLAPFERILDFRLIDREFDDKHGELTPKHTYKRKVIENNFLELIDSMYVKNETSVYVGTTEVKIPNWFLREKGCLGRDVVSDERSISIPKLNLSLTISKKEEKNIFRIGSFNYSIKSHFIDLQTFFIDPLLWIGNNELTNFTGVYIVQWNRQIKETTQIVFHSMAEKPHAVEKDIIIFHKITKSSEYSLLAIHIAYNLFLSDDTNISFKAIEYFNKILDDPKNLHYRLVLNLLSRTNLIYSTDLKRKQFTSIIRGSDERNFGELFNSFLIADNFILNSELAHHIAVNSKGEKRLETIENFISSEVNTLNKDDSVEQTNFVHYFELITAYGVTHPQLFRRIRRFLLRIATLEDNAGIKKFADSSLDSLTVGFREWLGANSKIAIDLETGDEYNWEDVISFEEGIDPDDRQRIKNALSKTAVLREAVFMFSRGFLIRLDDILPGGIWISNLESRSDKSIYRITIQTRFQGAFDLTIHLSRNLPPAKVKEEIKWLILAGVNKTGERLLPHFGGYWEEYEIWTEAFVSRDSVARYLEKENKKNDDEIRLRARELWPYFVWNTSAAYMNFWTVTNYKIQLANPKPENITVPTHDYQTGTLLYSVSERVKSSSPKEFFITIYNLFIKDTLEKYSFLDKKSIWNYIFSGITECEGEEKSVDLIKKFIAEIKTDNEVENKSEILFRAEEFIKSITADGFIPKNLFFAIKRFHRWRKLNSDADLNAQAQMLYELYETYQLFDYENEHISTRPKFFLDTAFVDSSVIIKNSLKDIIKKLRSGEIGTEKSQQLYSELLSLPDLSEEEKFFLTRLNYPYLKPKDSAAVIRAESFGGDTSNLVIQLTDEEGNPFLIRSPVSPKEISRLHSLFLESNLNVNFRPEHKFLVALSERGFIIGGLFYEMVDDQTVHMDKIVVSARYRKTGISENLMNEFLKRLKTEHIKYVTTGFFRPEYFYKFGFKVEKKYSGLVKEL
- a CDS encoding DUF1800 domain-containing protein, whose translation is MSVWDEDAARHILARSLFGYNKQDVEFALSHTLDDFVDNFLLANQPTPPQPADWVNYPTNENTTERTRELIYWWYNLMITQGYSLREKMVLFWHNHYVSEVSKVSLPQRMYWQNKLLRDYAMGNLIDFTKAVTIDPAMLIYLDGIRNRKGAPNENYARELMELFTLGIGNYTEQDIQEAARALTGWQVDGLTSYFNATRFDDGTKTFLGQTGNFIHTDVVDIIFTQPAAAVFFSRELYHEFMHVAVDEPSVQTMAQILRENNYELKPVLSTLLKSVMFHTNEVRGAKIKSPTELLLGPMRQFNVGTPDFVYVRQVASQIKQELFSPPNVSGWDGDKVWINTTSLPARNIYTDAVINGKKPGGEDLTFQLNLVEYARTFPSAEDAVQLIADISKIFLQYPLSDNRKEYLLTTLLDGAEVYDWSTSDPQAENRLKLFFKALMRLSEYQLS
- a CDS encoding DUF1501 domain-containing protein, giving the protein MDRRSFLRNLGLVAGAGTVSMALGNIPIRAFSRSFLNIQAVNGKVIVLLQLSGGNDGLNTIIPMEDSLYYNARPSLGIRKEDVIKLNNLTGMHPSLQPLKAMYDDGMVAIMQNVGYASPDRSHFRATDIWLSASDSNVVIDDGWVGRYLAKVLPDHNPINPEHPMAIQIGSTQSALLECTCQGTMGISFESPNQFYQLINGSTADNDPPPDTIAGNQLKYIKEIAALSIRYAQIIKEKADAVENKATYPNTRLARQLAIVAELIAGGLETPVYLTSIGGFDTHANQAGGHANLLTTVAQAIEAFQTDLKLLGIEKRVVLMTFSEFGRRVNQNGSGGTDHGTAAPLFIIGRNVFGGVYGNNPDLADLDNNGDIKFKYDFRQLYATLLTQQLGMPIERMPEVLMRDFDTLPLISEKAGNLSGPSVFHLEQNYPNPFNPATTISYYLRIPQAVRLDIFSSAGDKVATLVNAYQETGNYEVQFDGRSYSSGVYFARLDTGGTSKTIKMMMIK
- a CDS encoding DUF1049 domain-containing protein, which codes for MRMKIIVISTLFLLFAIIAVQNVKTVEFNFLFWPVDAPLIIMLVVIFILGLVIGLIFSSNYERKKRKQETTIQPKKEGNDPKSNSSLTK
- a CDS encoding ribosome maturation factor RimP → MNQNIENIREIAHRVAEQNKLLLIELIVRGSESSRVIEVFIDGENNITADQCALVSSEISKQIDEKELLKSYRLDVSSPGVDRPLLHLKQYPKHLNRLFEIEFGSSAEPTKFKGKLISVEDEILTFQSNKEIKIKFQDILKAKVLISFN
- the nusA gene encoding transcription termination factor NusA; translated protein: MNREIVESFADMVKMKGIDKDVLAGILEEVFTLLVRKKYGEEARCDVVVNMDRGDIEIYLERQIVDEVIDPGTQISIEDVNKKGNEDDLDVGEDYVEKIALASLGRRLITLAKQSLNQKIREIEKDIVYNEYKELVGEIVVGDIYQIRKSDILINHNKNELMLPRDEQIPYEKYKKGETIRAIVKEVRKTGSGPQIIVSRADNMFLRRLFEIEIPEIYDGIIDIKGIAREPGERAKVAVESQDARIDAVGACVGMKGVRIHAIVRELNNENIDVVNYAEDPTLYIQRSLAPAKIKQVEVDEETKKAIVTADSDQVSLIVGRNGVNIRLAMKLTGFEIDVLREQKAFEEYEEDIELIDLKEELGEEVYTTLINNRYDTALEVLTAGAQKLMEIEGFDEEKANGIIELIKAQFEEEE